The window GCACGTTATCCGATATTGAACAGACTGACCGTGATGTTGCCTGGGGGAATGGACAAAGCCGAAGATTTCTCATTGCCAGTGACGGAATGGGTTTCACGTTGACGGATACTGTCGTTCTGGCGGGTTCAGAATCAAGATTGCAATATCGTAATCACGTTGAAGCTTGTTATTGCATTGAAGGCGAAGGGGAAGTTGAGGTGGATGGTAAAATTTACCCGATCAAGACCGGCACAATGTATGCGCCAAATCAACACGATATTCATTATCTTCGAGCGACTAAGACAATGCGTCTGGTGTGTGTGTTTTCGCCTGCGTTACAAGGCCCTGAATCCCATCAACTGCAACACACAGACAATCCTTCCGCCTCAAGTTATTAACGGCATCGCTTCCGGGTTTCGCATGAATTTTTCTCAGACTTCAATGACTGATTTTATAGAGCTTGTTCGTACACAGGCTTCCAAAAATCCGCACAATATTGCCGTTTATCACCGTAATCAGATACTCAACTATGAACAGCTTGAGCGTCGTTCTAATCAACTCGCTCATTATTTACTGAGTCTGAAGATCCAACCTGAGCAGTTGATCGGTTTATGTCTGCCCCGTTCGATCCTGTTGACGGAGGCCATGCTTGGAATTCTAAAGGCCGGAGCGGCTTATGTGCCGTTAGATCCTGCTTATCCACGCAAACGTCTGGAAGACATGCTGGAAGACAGTCAACTGAATATTGTGCTCCTGAATGATGCCACCGATCATCTGATTTCATCGTTAAAAACCCTCAATTCTGAACTGCAAAAAATTCATCTGGCATTGAACTGGGAGATCATTGCGTCATTCCCTTCAACGCCTCCCGATATCACCTTCCGTGACGACCAACTTGCCTATTGTTTATACACATCAGGTTCCACAGGAAAACCCAAAGGGGTGCTGATGGAACACAAACCGTTGTCCAATTTAATCCACTGGCATCTTAAAAATCGTGTGACTCCCGCACGTCAATTGCAATTCGCACCTCTGAATTTTGACATTTCTTTTCAGGAGATTTTCGCGACCTGGTGTTCAGGTGGCAGTTTGTTTATCATAGACGATTCTGTCAGACGCAATCCATCCGCATTATTGGATTTTATCTGCACCCACGCCATAGAAAAACTCTATTTGCCATTTACGGCCCTGCAACAATTGTCTATTATCGCACACGACAGTGATCACTACCCTGTGCAATTGCGTGAGGTGATTACCGCTGGAGAACAATTGCAGATTACTCCGGCAATTCGGGAACTCTTTACACGTACCGGTGCCCGGTTGCATCATCACTATGGCGCAACGGAGTGTCAGGATGTTACCGCACTGGATCTGACAGGTGATCCGCAAGATTGGCCCTTACTCCCCTGCATTGGAAAAGCGATTGATAATATACAGATCCATATTCTGGATTCGCGGTTATCTCCGGTAGGCAGGGATGAAACAGGTGAACTTTATGTGGCGGGAGATGGACTGGCACGTGGTTATCTGCATCGGCCGGAACTGAATGAGGCTCGATTTATCAACACACCAGATATCGGACGCCTTTATAAAACCTGCGACAGAGCCCGATACGGCACCGATGGACAGATAGAATTATTAGGACGATCTGATCATGCGGTGAAAATTCGTGGATTCAGCGTGGAGTTGGGGGAGATTGAAGCGATTTTACTGCAACATAAAGATATAGATCAGGCAGTGGTAGTGGCACATCAAGATGATTCCGGTCATAAACGACTGCTGGCCTATGTGGTGTTACACAAAAACAAAATACTATCCACCCAGCAATTGCATGAACATCTGGAACAACGTTTACCTCAATACATGATTCCGGCAATGTTTATTCTCTTGGACGGCCTGCCTATGACGCCAACCGGCAAAGTCAACCGTGGTGACTTACCACCACCTTTTATGCAGGTGCGTCCGGAAGTGGATCACAGTTTTGAATCGGCACGTACCCCCCTGGAAGAAACCTTGACTACAATCTGGCAAAACGTGTTGAACATTGAACAGATCGGAATCCATGATGATTTTTTTTCACTGGGAGGAGATTCCTTTTTGCTGATTACATTATTCAGCACGATAAAGAATCAACTGGGAACGGATGTCCCACTGGCTGATTTGCTACAAGAACTCAACATTGCCGATCTGGCCAACTTATTACAGCATAAGGCCCCGCATCCAAGCCATACCGCTTTGTCAGTCAATGAACTACAGGGCTATGCTATCTGTCCGCTTCAATCTCAGCTTCCGGCAGTTACAGAACTGAATAAGCCAAAAAATATTTTATTAACAGGTGCGACGGGATTTCTGGGTTCATTCCTGTTACAGGAATTGCTGGAGAAAACCGATGCTGATATTTATTGTCTGGTGCGGGGCAAGGACCCCTCACAGGCGTTACAACGTTTGCTCGACAGTCAGAAACAGCGTGAGTTATCCCTTTCAACAGATTTCCACAAACGACTGCATGTGGTGTGTGGTGATATGGCCAAACCCCTTTTGGGGGTAACCCGAAAACAATGGAAGCATCTGACTGAACTGATTGACAGTGTTTATCATGCCGCGGCAAATATTAACATGTTATACCCTTATCCGGTACTTCACGCCATCAATGTTCAGGGAACACAGGAGATTATTAAGTTTTCCACGCATTCACGTTGCAAAACCTTGCACTATATTTCCAGCACAGCCATTTTTGAAGCTCAGGGATTTTTTCATCGACAACAGCCGATTCCTGAAAATATTGATATTCAGGAATGTGCCCGTATTTACGGCGGTTATGCTCAAAGTAAATGGGTTGCTGAAAAACTGTTGCATCAGGCTCGGGAAAAAGGGCTTGCTGTGAGTATCTATCGTTTGGGGATGTTGACAGGACACAGCCGTTCCGGCGTATCCAATATCAACGACATGATGTGCAAACTGCTCAAACAGTTTGTGGTACAAAAACGCATCCCTGAATTGACCACTCCACTGGATATGACTCCGGTTGATTATGTAGCTCAGGTGATAGTCCATTTATCACAACAGACTCCGGAAAATGGCTACTGTTTTCATGTTGTGAATCCTCAACCGCCTTCTTTTTTTGAATTATACCGGTTCTTCAACCAATTGGGATATCCTCTGCAAATGATCAATTATGCTCAATGGATTGATCAACTTGAAAACCTGTCACTGGATTCAAAGGAAAACGCTTTGGGAACGATGTTGCCCATTTTTACGGAAAGCGTTGAGGGCAAAACCTACCTGGAATTTTCTTCTTTATGTCAGAACTTTAATCATGATAATACTCACCTTGGATTAAGCAACAGTTCTATACGTTGCTCTGCGGTAACACCGGATTTGTTGTCAACCTATTTGAATTATTTTGTACGGCAGGGCTTTTTGAGCGCTCCCTAACAACCTCTTCTCGTGGATCTACATGCTGAATAAATCACCAAAATCGCGTGCTTTTTTCGAACGTGCGCAAAAAGTTATTCCTTATGGTGTCAGTTCCAGTCATCGTTACTGGGGCGATTATACCCCGGTATTGCAACGTGGAAATGGAGCGTATGTGTATGATTTCGATGGCAATCGTTATATTGATTACCGTCTGGGGTTTGGGCCTGTCATTCTGGGACACGCTCATCCTTACGTCAATCAGCGAGTCATGGAAGCGATCCAGCAGGGGGTTACATTTGCGGCGACCCAACCCTATGAAGTCAGTGTCGCGGAACGCATTATCGCTATGTGCCCGTTTGTTGACATGGTACGACTGGACAACACCGGTTCCGATGCGACACGGCATGCGTTACGCCTTGCCCGTGGTTACACCGGACGAGACCTGGTGGTAAAATTTGAAGGTGCCTATCATGGCGATTACGATTACATGTTATGGACCACTCCGGACAGCATGAAAAGTCAGGTAGGCAACCGCAACCGGCCAATTCCCCATAAAACCAGTTTGGGTGTGCCCGATCTGCTGGCGCAGTTGCTCCTGCCCGCCGTATGGAATGATCGCGAAGGGATCACCGCCTTATTGCAGGAAAAAGGTGATGCCATTGCGGCTATTATTGTTGAACCCATCCTGGCTAATGCCGGAGGTTTAATGCCTGCGCCAGGATTTCTGGAATTTTTACGCACACAATGTGATCAATATGGCATTGTCCTCATTTTTGATGAAGTCAAAACTGGATTTCGGATTGCACCTGGTGGCGCCAGTGAATATTTTGGCGTGATTCCGGATATTGTCACCTATGCCAAAGCAATGGCCAATGGATATCCTGTCTCTGCCGTGGGCGGAAAACGCAAGATCATGATGGCACTGGCGCCTGGCAAAGTCGTTCATGCGGGAACCTACAACGGAAACGTCGTGGTCACTTCCGCCGCTGACGCAACCCTGGAATATATGCAGACTCATGATGTATTTGGTCATCTCAATCAGATTGGCCGGCAACTCATGGATGGACTGGGCGAAATTCTTTCCCGCCACAGTATCCCGCATCATATCCATGGAGTGCCCGCTTTATTTGGATTGACGTTGTCCACAAACAATCCCACGGATTGGCGTCAGGTGGTGGATACCAATCTGGAGTTATCAGAGAAACTCCTCATGGAATTGGTCAATGCCGGTATCATGACTGATTCTGATCCCCAGCAAACCTGGTATGTGTGTGACGCCCATACCACCGAGGATATTGCCGAGACACTTGATAAATTTGAAATTGCCTTACGCAATGCAAAGAATTAATTGCGTAATATTAATAAAGTGATGATCACCCTTGATTTTTTAATAATGCAAAGAGGAGTTAACAAATGAGTGTTGCTGTCAACAGTTATAATGAATGGTCCCCCTTAAAGGAAGTCATTGTAGGTTCGGCCTATAACTACACATTGCCGCCGATTGATCAGTCCTTCAAATTATTTTATCATGATCTGATCAATCCCAAATTCCCTCTCGAAGGCACACGCGTACTCAAGCAACAATATGTCGAGGAATTGGAGGAGGATCTCAATAATCTGGTCGCGGTTTTTGAACAACTGGGAGTCAAAGTACACCGTCCTGCACAATTGCCTGAAGCCTCTGTCATTCGCACGCCTTACTGGGAATCAACCGCGTTGGCCGCACTGAATATCCGTGATCAGGCGATTATCGCTGGTAATGAAATCATTGAAACCGCTCCGATGCTACGTTCCAGATATTTTGAAAATGATTTGCTCAAACCTGTTTTTTACGAGTATTTCAAGGCCGGTTCCAAATGGACACTGATGCCCAGACCGATGATGCTGGAAAAATCGTTTGATTTATCCTATGTGGCGCATCCTGAAGAGGGTATTAAGAACGCTTATGATATTAATAACCTTGCCCGTGATTACCCACAGCCGTCTTCTCCCTACGATATAGGATACGAATTGCTGTTCGATGGCGCTCAATGTATGCGTTTTGGTGAGGACTGGATCGTTGATGTTTCCAACTACAACCATGAATTGGGTTTTCAGTGGCTTCAACGACATTTTGAAGGAAAAATCAGGATGCACAAACTGGATAAAATCACTGACAATCATATTGATACCACCGTGATCCCTCTACGGCCAGGCACTCTGTTAATGCGCTACCCCCAGGATGTCAAAAAATTGCCTGCGGCCCTGCAGAAATGGGATATTCTGTATATCCCTGAGCCCGATATGAAAAACTTTCCCCAATACGATGACGATGATTTGGTGTTATCCAGTAATCTGATTGATGCCAATGTATTTTCAGTGGATGGCGATAAAATGATTGTTAATTCCTTGTACCCTGAATTAATCAAGTTGCTTGACAAACACAAATTTACCACCATTCCGGTACGCCATCGCCATCGCCAACTGGTGAGTGGCGGTTTTCATTGTTTTACCCTGGATACCGTTCGGGCCGGTGGCATGGAAAAATATTTTTAACGAGTCACCTCATATTTAAATTGCACGGGTTAAGATTCTTTTTGAAATCATGTCATCCTGAGTTGGTCAGTGCATGTTAGGGGTACTGACCAATGTTCAGAAGGATTTTCCAGCAAAGAATTTCTAAAGAGGATGACTTGTGGGTATTGGCGAAGAGGTTCCGGGTTTCAGTCCCAGGCGTCACGCGGAATGGGAATCTTCCTCCACCAGGAG is drawn from SAR324 cluster bacterium and contains these coding sequences:
- a CDS encoding ectoine synthase, coding for MIIRTLSDIEQTDRDVAWGNGQSRRFLIASDGMGFTLTDTVVLAGSESRLQYRNHVEACYCIEGEGEVEVDGKIYPIKTGTMYAPNQHDIHYLRATKTMRLVCVFSPALQGPESHQLQHTDNPSASSY
- a CDS encoding amino acid adenylation domain-containing protein, giving the protein MTDFIELVRTQASKNPHNIAVYHRNQILNYEQLERRSNQLAHYLLSLKIQPEQLIGLCLPRSILLTEAMLGILKAGAAYVPLDPAYPRKRLEDMLEDSQLNIVLLNDATDHLISSLKTLNSELQKIHLALNWEIIASFPSTPPDITFRDDQLAYCLYTSGSTGKPKGVLMEHKPLSNLIHWHLKNRVTPARQLQFAPLNFDISFQEIFATWCSGGSLFIIDDSVRRNPSALLDFICTHAIEKLYLPFTALQQLSIIAHDSDHYPVQLREVITAGEQLQITPAIRELFTRTGARLHHHYGATECQDVTALDLTGDPQDWPLLPCIGKAIDNIQIHILDSRLSPVGRDETGELYVAGDGLARGYLHRPELNEARFINTPDIGRLYKTCDRARYGTDGQIELLGRSDHAVKIRGFSVELGEIEAILLQHKDIDQAVVVAHQDDSGHKRLLAYVVLHKNKILSTQQLHEHLEQRLPQYMIPAMFILLDGLPMTPTGKVNRGDLPPPFMQVRPEVDHSFESARTPLEETLTTIWQNVLNIEQIGIHDDFFSLGGDSFLLITLFSTIKNQLGTDVPLADLLQELNIADLANLLQHKAPHPSHTALSVNELQGYAICPLQSQLPAVTELNKPKNILLTGATGFLGSFLLQELLEKTDADIYCLVRGKDPSQALQRLLDSQKQRELSLSTDFHKRLHVVCGDMAKPLLGVTRKQWKHLTELIDSVYHAAANINMLYPYPVLHAINVQGTQEIIKFSTHSRCKTLHYISSTAIFEAQGFFHRQQPIPENIDIQECARIYGGYAQSKWVAEKLLHQAREKGLAVSIYRLGMLTGHSRSGVSNINDMMCKLLKQFVVQKRIPELTTPLDMTPVDYVAQVIVHLSQQTPENGYCFHVVNPQPPSFFELYRFFNQLGYPLQMINYAQWIDQLENLSLDSKENALGTMLPIFTESVEGKTYLEFSSLCQNFNHDNTHLGLSNSSIRCSAVTPDLLSTYLNYFVRQGFLSAP
- a CDS encoding glutamate-1-semialdehyde 2,1-aminomutase yields the protein MLNKSPKSRAFFERAQKVIPYGVSSSHRYWGDYTPVLQRGNGAYVYDFDGNRYIDYRLGFGPVILGHAHPYVNQRVMEAIQQGVTFAATQPYEVSVAERIIAMCPFVDMVRLDNTGSDATRHALRLARGYTGRDLVVKFEGAYHGDYDYMLWTTPDSMKSQVGNRNRPIPHKTSLGVPDLLAQLLLPAVWNDREGITALLQEKGDAIAAIIVEPILANAGGLMPAPGFLEFLRTQCDQYGIVLIFDEVKTGFRIAPGGASEYFGVIPDIVTYAKAMANGYPVSAVGGKRKIMMALAPGKVVHAGTYNGNVVVTSAADATLEYMQTHDVFGHLNQIGRQLMDGLGEILSRHSIPHHIHGVPALFGLTLSTNNPTDWRQVVDTNLELSEKLLMELVNAGIMTDSDPQQTWYVCDAHTTEDIAETLDKFEIALRNAKN
- a CDS encoding glycine amidinotransferase gives rise to the protein MSVAVNSYNEWSPLKEVIVGSAYNYTLPPIDQSFKLFYHDLINPKFPLEGTRVLKQQYVEELEEDLNNLVAVFEQLGVKVHRPAQLPEASVIRTPYWESTALAALNIRDQAIIAGNEIIETAPMLRSRYFENDLLKPVFYEYFKAGSKWTLMPRPMMLEKSFDLSYVAHPEEGIKNAYDINNLARDYPQPSSPYDIGYELLFDGAQCMRFGEDWIVDVSNYNHELGFQWLQRHFEGKIRMHKLDKITDNHIDTTVIPLRPGTLLMRYPQDVKKLPAALQKWDILYIPEPDMKNFPQYDDDDLVLSSNLIDANVFSVDGDKMIVNSLYPELIKLLDKHKFTTIPVRHRHRQLVSGGFHCFTLDTVRAGGMEKYF